The following coding sequences are from one Verrucosispora sp. WMMD573 window:
- a CDS encoding phosphatase PAP2 family protein: protein MSAATDPQPPAPTEPPAPRDGGRRRVIAMSVWGVAFVAGWLVIGLPTDPVYAFFWIWAGTIAWYSARPWRSHLRFARDWVPVVLLLVAYNLSRGFAYHDGTVPHAYELILADRLMFGWAMDGQVPTVWLQQHLYQPEVRWWDVLVSWVYFSHFVAALAAAAVLWMLERSRWAAFMRRWFFLCATGLITYFLYPAAPPWWAAQNGLIEEVARISTRGWKAFGMHGAGNLLNAGQLASNPVAAMPSLHTAFALFVVLFFLRNVRRRWWPLLLAYPLAMTFTLVYSGEHYVIDVLVGWAYVGMTFLAVGWAERWWARRKARAAPTDTSTAEQAPVTSSAVPAPR from the coding sequence ATGTCTGCCGCGACCGACCCCCAGCCCCCAGCCCCGACCGAGCCGCCCGCCCCGCGCGACGGCGGGCGCCGCCGTGTGATCGCGATGTCGGTCTGGGGCGTCGCCTTCGTGGCGGGGTGGCTCGTCATCGGCCTACCCACCGATCCGGTGTACGCGTTCTTCTGGATCTGGGCCGGCACCATCGCCTGGTACTCCGCCCGCCCGTGGCGCAGCCACCTGCGCTTCGCCCGGGACTGGGTGCCGGTGGTGCTGCTGCTGGTCGCCTACAACCTCTCCCGCGGGTTCGCCTACCACGACGGGACCGTGCCGCACGCCTACGAGCTGATCCTGGCCGACCGCCTGATGTTCGGCTGGGCCATGGACGGCCAGGTGCCGACCGTCTGGTTGCAGCAGCACCTGTACCAGCCAGAGGTGCGCTGGTGGGACGTCCTGGTCAGCTGGGTGTACTTCTCGCACTTCGTGGCGGCGCTGGCCGCCGCCGCGGTGCTCTGGATGCTCGAGCGCAGCCGGTGGGCGGCGTTCATGCGCCGCTGGTTCTTTCTCTGTGCCACCGGCCTGATCACCTACTTCCTCTACCCGGCCGCGCCACCGTGGTGGGCGGCGCAGAACGGGCTGATCGAGGAGGTCGCCCGGATCTCCACCCGGGGCTGGAAGGCGTTCGGCATGCACGGCGCGGGCAACCTGCTCAACGCCGGGCAGCTGGCCTCAAACCCGGTGGCCGCGATGCCGTCGCTGCACACCGCCTTCGCCCTGTTCGTGGTGCTGTTCTTCCTGCGTAACGTCCGACGTCGCTGGTGGCCCCTGCTGCTGGCCTATCCGCTGGCGATGACCTTCACGCTGGTCTACAGCGGTGAGCACTACGTGATCGACGTGCTGGTCGGCTGGGCGTACGTCGGGATGACCTTCCTGGCGGTCGGATGGGCCGAACGCTGGTGGGCCCGTCGGAAGGCCCGCGCCGCCCCGACCGACACCTCGACCGCCGAGCAGGCACCCGTGACGTCCTCCGCCGTGCCCGCTCCCCGCTGA
- a CDS encoding PfkB family carbohydrate kinase, with amino-acid sequence MGYAVVLGEALVDLLDTECEGAPVYRQAIGGGPLNVAVGVARLGGAVQFVGSLGDDVLAGRIRDFLTAQQVGLTGAVTAAVPTTLAVATFSGVEPDFRFYGEPPSYALLGPDELDVALVEGAQVLYCGSIVLLAPTTLAAARRAWAAAPGLRVFDPNVRARLLAGPQALAGLREVVAEFAAGAHLVKLSAADAELLYPGEPVESVAVYLRELGAATVVVTLGAAGAVVAAADADPVRVPAPKVDAVDATGGGDSVMAALVADLLTGGEPVGPSGWHERVGYALRVAGLVCERPGGAVAMPTRDEVRQRFGD; translated from the coding sequence ATGGGATACGCGGTGGTGCTCGGCGAGGCGCTCGTCGACCTGCTGGACACCGAGTGCGAAGGCGCGCCGGTCTACCGGCAGGCGATCGGGGGTGGACCGCTGAACGTCGCCGTCGGTGTCGCCCGGCTCGGTGGGGCGGTGCAGTTCGTCGGGTCGCTCGGCGACGACGTGCTCGCCGGCCGGATCCGGGACTTTCTCACTGCGCAGCAGGTGGGCCTGACCGGCGCGGTGACCGCTGCGGTGCCGACCACGCTGGCAGTGGCCACCTTCTCCGGCGTGGAACCGGACTTCCGCTTCTACGGCGAGCCGCCCTCCTACGCGCTGCTCGGTCCCGACGAACTCGACGTCGCGCTGGTCGAGGGCGCTCAGGTGCTCTACTGCGGCTCGATCGTGCTACTGGCGCCGACGACGCTGGCCGCCGCCCGCCGGGCCTGGGCGGCGGCCCCGGGGCTGCGAGTGTTCGATCCGAACGTCCGTGCCCGGCTGCTGGCCGGCCCGCAGGCGCTGGCCGGACTGCGCGAGGTGGTCGCCGAGTTCGCCGCCGGGGCGCACCTGGTCAAGCTCAGCGCCGCCGACGCGGAACTGCTCTATCCCGGGGAGCCGGTCGAGTCGGTGGCGGTCTATCTGCGCGAACTCGGTGCGGCCACGGTCGTGGTCACCCTCGGCGCGGCCGGCGCGGTGGTCGCCGCCGCAGATGCCGATCCGGTACGCGTACCCGCCCCGAAGGTCGACGCCGTCGACGCCACCGGCGGGGGTGACTCGGTGATGGCCGCCCTCGTCGCCGACCTGCTGACCGGCGGCGAGCCGGTCGGCCCGTCCGGCTGGCACGAGCGGGTCGGGTACGCCCTGCGCGTGGCCGGCCTGGTCTGCGAACGCCCCGGCGGCGCGGTCGCCATGCCCACCCGCGACGAGGTGCGCCAGCGCTTCGGTGACTGA
- a CDS encoding DUF58 domain-containing protein, with protein sequence MARAAAVTSTTPRPGEPDPLAATNRSGAVLSRLQLLVTRKLDGLLQGDYAGLLPGPGSEAGESREYRPGDDVRRMDWPVTARTTTPHVRRTVADRELETWLAVDLSASLDFGTGRWLKRDVVIAAAAAITHLTVRGGNRIGAVVGSGGDVPAPRRGRRQPPPAGPGRLARLPARSGRKEAQGMLRAIAGTEIRPGRGDLGALIDMLNRPPRRRGVAVVISDFLAPPAQWARPLRKLRVRQDLLAIEVVDPRELELPDVGVLPVIDPETGELHEVQTADPSLRHRYAAAAAAQRAEISAALRAAGAAHLRLRTDRDWLLDMVRFVAAQRHARTRGTTR encoded by the coding sequence GTGGCCCGGGCAGCGGCCGTGACCTCGACCACCCCTCGACCCGGTGAGCCGGACCCGCTGGCGGCCACCAACCGTTCCGGTGCCGTTCTGTCCCGCCTGCAACTGCTGGTGACCCGCAAACTCGACGGCCTGCTCCAGGGCGACTACGCGGGCCTGCTACCCGGGCCGGGCAGCGAGGCCGGCGAGTCGCGCGAGTACCGCCCCGGCGACGACGTGCGCCGGATGGACTGGCCGGTGACCGCCCGCACCACCACCCCGCACGTGCGGCGTACCGTGGCCGACCGTGAGCTGGAGACGTGGCTGGCGGTGGACCTGTCGGCGAGCCTGGACTTCGGCACCGGCCGGTGGCTCAAGCGGGACGTGGTGATCGCGGCAGCCGCGGCCATCACGCACCTGACCGTGCGGGGCGGCAACCGGATCGGTGCGGTCGTCGGCAGCGGCGGCGATGTGCCGGCGCCCCGCCGTGGTCGGCGGCAGCCGCCCCCGGCCGGCCCGGGGCGGCTGGCCCGGTTGCCAGCCCGGTCCGGACGCAAGGAGGCCCAGGGCATGCTGCGGGCCATCGCCGGCACCGAGATCCGGCCCGGCCGCGGTGACCTCGGCGCGCTCATCGACATGCTCAACCGGCCACCCCGGCGGCGCGGTGTCGCGGTGGTCATCTCCGACTTCCTCGCCCCGCCGGCCCAGTGGGCGCGTCCGCTGCGCAAGCTGCGGGTACGACAGGACCTGCTCGCCATCGAGGTGGTCGATCCGCGGGAGCTGGAACTACCCGACGTCGGGGTGCTCCCGGTGATCGATCCCGAGACCGGCGAACTGCACGAGGTGCAGACCGCCGACCCGAGCCTGCGGCACCGCTACGCGGCAGCCGCCGCGGCCCAGCGGGCCGAGATCTCCGCCGCGTTGCGCGCCGCCGGCGCCGCCCACCTGCGTCTGCGTACCGATCGAGACTGGCTGCTGGACATGGTGCGCTTCGTGGCCGCCCAGCGGCACGCCCGCACCCGAGGGACGACACGATGA
- a CDS encoding hotdog domain-containing protein translates to MREPTDQALAPGLTARVELTVTDADTAQAVGSGDVPVLGTPRVLALAEAATVAATAGHLPDGSTTVGTRVELEHRAATAVGRTVAAQARLTEVERRRLVFEITVTEGGQTVAEGRVERALVDRHRFLARAGGAA, encoded by the coding sequence ATGCGGGAGCCAACGGACCAAGCCCTGGCCCCGGGTCTGACCGCCCGGGTCGAGTTGACCGTCACCGACGCCGACACCGCCCAGGCGGTCGGCTCCGGCGACGTTCCGGTGCTCGGCACGCCACGGGTGCTCGCCCTGGCCGAAGCGGCGACCGTGGCCGCGACCGCCGGCCACCTGCCGGACGGCTCGACCACCGTGGGCACCCGGGTGGAGTTGGAGCATCGGGCCGCGACAGCGGTGGGCCGCACGGTCGCGGCGCAGGCCCGGCTGACCGAGGTGGAGCGGCGTCGGCTGGTGTTCGAGATCACCGTCACCGAGGGCGGGCAGACCGTCGCCGAGGGGCGGGTGGAACGGGCCCTGGTCGACCGGCACCGGTTCCTGGCACGCGCCGGCGGGGCAGCATGA
- a CDS encoding lytic polysaccharide monooxygenase, translating to MHRSRLAALLTAAFTLLAGAVVVTASPEPAAAHGAAMTPGARTFLCWRDGLTQTGEIRPNNPACAAAVAQSGTNSLYNWFSVLRSDAGGRTTGFIPDGQLCSGGATGFRGFDLARNDWPLTHLTAGRSIEFKYSNWAHHPGTFYFYVTRDSWSPTRALAWSDLEAQPFLTVTNPPQRGAVGTNDGHYYFTGNLPSNKSGRHIIYSRWVRSDSQENFFGCSDVVFDGGNGEVTGIGGNQTTPPPNPTTPPPNPTTPPPNPTTPPPNPTTPPPGPGGCTATVKVTSSWSGGFQGEVEIRNTGNSALSGWTANWSWPGGQQISQVWNATQTTSGSSVTARNVSYNGSVAANGSTTFGFLASGSGATPTATCASS from the coding sequence GTGCACCGTTCACGCTTGGCCGCGCTGCTAACCGCGGCCTTCACTCTTCTCGCGGGTGCGGTCGTCGTGACCGCCAGCCCCGAGCCGGCCGCCGCCCACGGCGCGGCGATGACGCCGGGCGCCCGCACCTTCCTGTGCTGGCGCGACGGCCTCACCCAGACCGGTGAGATCAGGCCGAACAACCCGGCCTGTGCTGCCGCCGTCGCGCAGAGCGGGACGAACTCGCTCTACAACTGGTTCAGCGTGCTGCGTTCCGACGCCGGCGGTCGCACCACCGGCTTCATCCCGGACGGCCAGTTGTGCAGCGGCGGGGCCACCGGCTTCCGCGGCTTCGACCTGGCCCGCAACGACTGGCCGCTGACGCACCTGACGGCCGGCCGATCGATCGAGTTCAAGTACAGCAACTGGGCCCACCACCCGGGCACGTTCTACTTCTACGTCACCCGGGACAGCTGGAGCCCCACCCGGGCGCTGGCCTGGAGTGACCTGGAGGCCCAGCCGTTCCTGACGGTGACCAACCCGCCGCAGCGCGGTGCGGTCGGCACCAACGACGGTCACTACTACTTCACCGGGAACCTGCCCTCGAACAAGAGCGGCCGGCACATCATCTACTCCCGTTGGGTCCGCTCGGACAGCCAGGAGAACTTCTTCGGCTGCTCCGACGTGGTCTTCGACGGCGGCAACGGTGAGGTGACCGGCATCGGCGGCAACCAGACCACGCCGCCGCCGAACCCGACCACCCCGCCGCCGAACCCCACCACCCCGCCGCCGAACCCGACCACGCCCCCGCCGAACCCGACCACCCCGCCGCCGGGCCCCGGTGGCTGCACCGCCACGGTCAAGGTGACCAGCAGCTGGTCCGGCGGATTCCAGGGTGAGGTCGAGATCCGAAACACCGGCAACTCAGCGCTGAGCGGCTGGACCGCGAACTGGAGCTGGCCCGGTGGTCAGCAGATCAGCCAGGTCTGGAACGCCACCCAGACCACGTCCGGATCATCGGTGACGGCCCGCAACGTGTCGTACAACGGCTCCGTCGCAGCCAACGGCAGTACGACGTTCGGCTTCCTCGCCAGCGGCAGTGGCGCGACGCCGACGGCGACCTGCGCCAGCAGCTGA
- the asnB gene encoding asparagine synthase (glutamine-hydrolyzing) yields MCGLLAFFSARGDAAAHRDNIAGALECLHHRGPDETGVEVVGDASGRYADGVFAHKRLAIIDVALSHEPLPYADGRYLLTFNGEIYNYIELREELIRDFGARFATNGDGEVIVAGYHYWGEQVLTRLRGMFAFVIWDRQERRAFGARDYYGIKPLHYLETADGLYLASEKKALLPFAQSAYAGDAGVDPANLSHYLTLQYVPEPGTLHRGINRIGSGEYLTWTPGGRIDVRRWYRPVFRPAPVSDEQKLYHEIRETLRESVRMHMRSDVPVGSFLSSGIDSTAVVALAREFNPNILTFTVGYDVPGYSEIDVAQDSARHLDVTTIPTKIGPQDMIEALPKIVWHLDDPVADPALVPLYFVAKKAAEHVTVVLSGEGADEFFGGYTIYREPLSLSGVNGLPDGVQKGLRAVSKAIPQGVKGKSFLERGTTPIEQRYYGNARMFTEEEKQQLLRRYDPSVRYTDVTAPIYAECTELDDVTKMQYVDLYTWLRGDILVKADRISMAHSLEVRVPFLDRAVFDVAAKIPVELKLPPRSDATKYAMRQALQGVVPPAIVNRKKLGFPTPTRVWLRGEMYEWARHVLSTSGAGELLDLSYALRLLEEHKREEFDHSRKVWTVLIFCIWHAIFVAKTLDPGIQRNQSALLTKPVVGSMVR; encoded by the coding sequence ATGTGCGGACTCCTGGCCTTCTTCAGTGCGCGCGGCGATGCCGCCGCCCACCGCGACAACATCGCCGGAGCGTTGGAATGCCTGCACCACCGCGGCCCGGACGAGACCGGGGTCGAGGTGGTCGGTGACGCCTCCGGCCGGTACGCGGACGGAGTGTTCGCCCACAAGCGGTTGGCGATCATCGACGTCGCGCTCAGCCACGAGCCGCTGCCCTACGCCGACGGGCGTTACCTGCTGACCTTCAACGGCGAGATCTACAACTACATCGAGCTGCGCGAGGAGTTGATCCGCGACTTCGGTGCCCGGTTCGCCACCAACGGCGACGGGGAGGTCATCGTCGCCGGTTACCACTACTGGGGCGAGCAGGTACTCACCCGGCTGCGGGGCATGTTCGCCTTCGTCATCTGGGACCGGCAGGAGCGTCGCGCGTTCGGTGCCCGCGACTACTACGGCATCAAGCCACTGCACTATCTGGAGACCGCCGACGGGCTCTACCTCGCCTCGGAGAAGAAGGCCCTGCTGCCCTTCGCCCAGTCGGCGTACGCCGGGGATGCCGGGGTGGACCCGGCCAACCTCAGCCACTACCTGACCCTGCAGTACGTCCCCGAGCCCGGCACCCTGCACCGGGGGATCAACCGGATCGGCTCGGGGGAGTACCTCACCTGGACCCCGGGCGGCCGGATCGACGTACGGCGCTGGTACCGGCCGGTGTTCCGGCCCGCTCCGGTCTCCGACGAGCAGAAGCTCTACCACGAGATCCGCGAGACGTTGCGCGAGAGCGTACGCATGCACATGCGCTCCGACGTGCCGGTCGGTTCGTTCCTGTCCAGCGGCATCGACTCCACCGCGGTGGTCGCCCTGGCGCGGGAGTTCAACCCGAACATCCTCACCTTCACCGTCGGCTACGACGTGCCGGGCTACTCCGAGATCGACGTCGCCCAGGACTCGGCCCGCCACCTCGACGTGACCACCATCCCGACCAAGATCGGGCCGCAGGACATGATCGAGGCGCTACCGAAGATCGTCTGGCACCTGGACGACCCGGTCGCCGACCCGGCGCTGGTGCCGCTCTATTTCGTCGCCAAGAAGGCCGCCGAGCACGTCACCGTGGTGCTCTCCGGCGAGGGCGCCGACGAGTTCTTCGGCGGTTACACGATCTACCGGGAGCCACTCTCGCTGAGCGGGGTCAACGGGCTGCCCGACGGGGTGCAGAAAGGCTTGCGGGCGGTCTCCAAGGCGATCCCGCAGGGGGTCAAGGGCAAGAGCTTCCTGGAACGCGGCACCACGCCGATCGAGCAGCGCTACTACGGCAACGCCCGGATGTTCACCGAGGAGGAGAAGCAGCAGCTGTTGCGCCGCTACGACCCCTCGGTGCGCTACACCGACGTGACCGCGCCGATCTACGCCGAGTGCACCGAGTTGGACGACGTCACCAAGATGCAGTACGTCGACCTCTACACCTGGCTGCGCGGCGACATCCTGGTCAAGGCGGACCGGATCTCCATGGCCCACTCGCTGGAGGTGCGGGTGCCCTTCCTCGACCGGGCGGTGTTCGACGTGGCGGCGAAGATTCCGGTCGAGCTGAAGCTGCCGCCGCGTTCCGACGCCACCAAGTACGCGATGCGCCAGGCGTTGCAGGGCGTGGTGCCGCCGGCCATCGTCAACCGCAAGAAGCTGGGCTTCCCCACCCCGACCCGGGTCTGGCTGCGCGGCGAGATGTACGAGTGGGCGCGGCACGTGCTGTCCACCTCCGGCGCCGGCGAGCTGCTCGACCTGTCGTACGCGCTGCGTCTGCTGGAGGAGCACAAGCGGGAGGAGTTCGACCACTCCCGCAAGGTGTGGACGGTGCTGATCTTCTGCATCTGGCACGCGATCTTCGTCGCGAAGACTCTCGACCCGGGTATCCAGCGCAACCAGTCGGCCCTGCTGACCAAGCCCGTCGTGGGCTCCATGGTGCGCTGA
- a CDS encoding PH domain-containing protein, which produces MSDDAPEVRPPAAPTSPLEPWPETVQWQSISTDLIWVELLRLAAGVAVVSAVLGVGWALTGSWPFGLALGAVGLFALWRVVTIVRAVRAWGYAERDDDLLVRHGLLVRRLSIVPYSRMQFVDVSAGPLERAFDLATVQLHTAAAASDARVPGLRPAEASRLRDRLTALGEDRAEGL; this is translated from the coding sequence GTGAGCGATGACGCGCCCGAGGTCCGGCCGCCGGCCGCGCCGACCAGCCCGCTCGAACCGTGGCCGGAGACCGTCCAGTGGCAGTCGATATCGACCGACCTGATCTGGGTGGAGCTGCTGCGCCTGGCGGCCGGGGTGGCCGTCGTCTCGGCGGTACTCGGTGTCGGTTGGGCGCTTACCGGTTCCTGGCCGTTCGGCTTGGCGCTCGGTGCCGTCGGGCTGTTCGCTCTGTGGCGCGTGGTGACCATCGTCCGGGCGGTACGGGCCTGGGGCTACGCCGAACGTGACGACGACCTGCTGGTGCGGCACGGTCTGCTGGTCCGCCGGCTGTCGATAGTCCCGTACTCGCGGATGCAGTTCGTCGACGTGAGCGCCGGCCCGCTGGAGCGGGCATTCGACCTGGCGACCGTGCAGTTGCACACCGCTGCGGCGGCGAGCGACGCCCGGGTGCCGGGGCTGCGTCCGGCGGAGGCATCCCGGCTGCGGGACCGCCTGACCGCACTCGGCGAGGACCGGGCGGAAGGGCTGTGA
- a CDS encoding MoxR family ATPase, which yields MAQPTTPDTPPPNGAQPQVPAPPTTPAQDASLLERALFEIKRVIVGQDRMVERMFVALLARGHCLLEGVPGVAKTLAVETLAKVVGGSFARVQFTPDLVPADIMGTRIYRQSSEKFDVELGPVFVNFLLADEINRAPAKVQSALLEVMSERQVSIGGESHRVPNPFLVMATQNPIEQEGVYPLPEAQRDRFLMKIIVGYPTDAEEREIVYRMGVASPEPTAVFDTEDLIALQHKADQVFVHNALVDYAVRLVLATRTPAEHGMPDVAQLIQYGASPRASLGLVRATRALALLRGRDYALPQDVQDIAPDILRHRLVLSYDALADDVPADHVVHRVMSTIPLPSVAPRQQATPPVGAAAPTSGWPGQRP from the coding sequence GTGGCCCAGCCGACCACGCCCGACACCCCGCCGCCGAACGGGGCGCAACCACAGGTGCCCGCACCGCCGACCACGCCGGCGCAGGACGCCTCCCTGCTGGAGCGGGCGCTGTTCGAGATCAAGCGCGTGATCGTCGGGCAGGACCGGATGGTCGAGCGGATGTTCGTCGCGCTGCTCGCCCGCGGGCACTGTCTGCTGGAGGGCGTGCCGGGGGTGGCCAAGACGCTCGCGGTGGAGACCCTCGCCAAGGTGGTCGGCGGATCGTTCGCCCGGGTGCAGTTCACCCCGGACCTGGTGCCGGCGGACATCATGGGCACCAGGATCTACCGGCAGTCCAGCGAGAAGTTCGACGTCGAGCTGGGCCCGGTCTTCGTCAACTTCCTGCTCGCCGACGAGATCAACCGGGCACCGGCGAAGGTGCAGTCCGCGCTGCTGGAGGTGATGAGCGAGCGGCAGGTGTCGATCGGCGGCGAGAGCCACCGGGTGCCGAACCCGTTCCTGGTGATGGCGACGCAGAACCCGATCGAGCAGGAGGGCGTGTACCCGCTGCCGGAGGCGCAGCGGGACCGCTTCCTGATGAAGATCATCGTGGGGTATCCGACCGACGCCGAGGAGCGGGAGATCGTCTACCGGATGGGCGTGGCGTCGCCGGAGCCCACCGCCGTGTTCGACACCGAGGACCTGATCGCCCTGCAACACAAGGCCGACCAGGTCTTCGTACACAATGCCCTGGTCGACTACGCGGTCCGGCTGGTGCTGGCCACCCGTACGCCAGCGGAGCACGGCATGCCCGACGTCGCGCAACTGATCCAGTACGGTGCCAGCCCGCGGGCCTCGCTCGGGCTGGTCCGGGCGACCCGGGCGCTGGCGCTGCTGCGTGGTCGCGACTACGCCCTGCCGCAGGACGTGCAGGACATCGCGCCGGACATCCTGCGGCACCGGCTGGTGCTCAGCTACGACGCGCTCGCCGACGACGTACCGGCCGACCATGTGGTGCATCGGGTGATGTCGACCATCCCGCTGCCGTCGGTGGCACCCCGGCAGCAGGCCACCCCGCCCGTCGGGGCGGCGGCGCCTACCTCGGGGTGGCCCGGGCAGCGGCCGTGA
- a CDS encoding MBL fold metallo-hydrolase, with protein sequence MTTVGRFVEVADRVLVLREPVLAVNVTLVLGDGAALLVDTLSTVGQATELAAAVRAVTTDPLTLVNTHHHFDHCFGNATLAGDPARPVWAHELAALTIRDEADRLRREAYAELQPTHPELAAELADTALLAPTHTVRTEAVLDVGGRQVVLRHPGRGHTDADLVVQVPDADLLVAGDLVEQAGPPAFEDSYPLQWPDALAELSRSISPATVVVPGHGEPVDGEFLLAQHAQLVELAWLIRAGHTGGAPPERVAADAPFPARHALAAARRGYAELDGTA encoded by the coding sequence ATGACGACGGTCGGCCGGTTCGTCGAGGTCGCCGACCGGGTGCTCGTGCTGCGTGAGCCGGTGCTCGCGGTCAACGTCACGTTGGTGCTGGGCGACGGCGCGGCGCTGCTGGTGGACACCCTCTCCACCGTCGGGCAGGCGACCGAGCTGGCCGCCGCCGTACGCGCGGTCACCACCGACCCGTTGACGCTGGTGAACACCCACCACCACTTCGACCACTGTTTCGGCAACGCCACGCTGGCCGGTGATCCGGCCCGCCCGGTCTGGGCGCACGAACTTGCCGCTCTGACGATCCGCGACGAGGCGGACCGGCTGCGCCGGGAGGCGTACGCGGAGTTGCAACCCACCCATCCGGAACTCGCCGCCGAGCTGGCCGACACCGCACTGCTGGCGCCCACCCACACCGTACGTACCGAGGCGGTCCTCGATGTCGGCGGCCGACAGGTGGTGCTGCGCCATCCGGGGCGGGGGCACACCGACGCCGACCTCGTCGTGCAGGTGCCCGACGCCGACCTGCTGGTCGCCGGTGATCTTGTCGAGCAGGCCGGTCCGCCGGCGTTCGAGGACTCGTACCCGTTGCAGTGGCCGGACGCGCTCGCCGAGCTGTCGCGGTCGATCTCACCGGCGACGGTGGTCGTACCCGGCCACGGCGAGCCGGTCGACGGGGAGTTCCTCCTGGCCCAGCACGCGCAACTGGTGGAGCTGGCCTGGCTGATCCGGGCGGGGCACACCGGCGGCGCACCGCCGGAGCGGGTGGCCGCCGACGCCCCGTTCCCGGCCCGGCACGCGCTGGCCGCCGCCCGGCGCGGGTACGCCGAACTCGACGGCACCGCCTGA
- a CDS encoding PH domain-containing protein has translation MGDQASGRPAERAVPAMPAEAPPFDHAVPAVSEAPPPGEGSQPGTYQLAGPSSPGGTPQPPAGWVGPPQPDPSARQRLHPLSPALHGAKSLVVVIAGLSWSTLSRVGFGWFAAMVVVLALGASVLAVVSWYNTGYQVVGRELRIHEGLLWRRTRAIPLERLQAVEVVRPLLAQLTGLAELRLEVVGGGKTEAPLAYLSVAEAAALRQRLLTLAGHPSGAAPTGPAQSVPAGAEAPPPPGRPLHSVSNRDLLISQLLTPQAFLLPFGVAFVATQFLSEGSWSFIAVASTLTAMAGVLLQPVRRVLDDWRFQLARDDDRLRIRNGLLETRSQTVPLHRVQTVRVTWPLLWRMKGWLRLRLEVAGYAAGEADERNRPDRLLPVGDQPTGEMIVAEVLPGVALSSLPLRPPPARARWVNPLSRQVLGAGLTEQVLAVRSGLLTRQLTIVPYARLQSVRVVQGPVQRMLGLATVHADTAGGAGAAAADRDLADAWALAAELTARGQAARRAG, from the coding sequence GTGGGCGATCAGGCTTCCGGTCGGCCCGCCGAACGTGCCGTACCGGCGATGCCCGCCGAGGCACCACCGTTCGACCACGCCGTGCCGGCGGTGTCCGAGGCACCACCACCGGGCGAGGGCTCGCAGCCGGGCACCTACCAGCTGGCGGGGCCGTCATCGCCGGGCGGCACGCCGCAGCCGCCCGCCGGGTGGGTCGGTCCACCGCAGCCGGATCCGTCGGCGCGGCAACGGCTGCATCCGTTGAGTCCCGCGCTGCACGGCGCCAAGTCGCTGGTCGTGGTCATCGCCGGGTTGTCCTGGTCGACTCTGTCCCGGGTCGGGTTCGGGTGGTTCGCCGCGATGGTGGTCGTGCTCGCGCTCGGCGCGAGCGTGCTGGCCGTGGTCAGCTGGTACAACACCGGCTACCAGGTCGTGGGCCGGGAACTGCGCATCCACGAGGGGCTGCTCTGGCGGCGTACCCGGGCGATCCCGCTGGAACGGCTCCAGGCCGTCGAGGTGGTCCGGCCGCTGCTCGCGCAGCTCACCGGGCTGGCCGAGCTGCGCCTGGAGGTGGTCGGCGGCGGCAAGACCGAGGCACCGCTGGCATACCTCAGTGTCGCCGAGGCCGCGGCGCTGCGGCAGCGCCTGCTGACCCTGGCCGGTCACCCCTCCGGTGCCGCGCCGACGGGCCCGGCGCAGTCGGTGCCGGCCGGCGCAGAGGCACCCCCACCGCCCGGCCGTCCGCTGCACTCGGTGAGCAACCGGGACCTGCTGATCAGCCAGCTGCTGACCCCGCAGGCGTTCCTGCTGCCCTTCGGCGTGGCTTTCGTGGCTACGCAGTTCCTGTCCGAGGGGTCCTGGTCCTTCATCGCGGTGGCCAGCACGCTCACCGCGATGGCCGGTGTCCTGCTGCAACCCGTCCGCCGGGTGCTCGACGACTGGCGGTTCCAGCTGGCCCGCGACGACGACCGGCTGCGCATCCGCAACGGCCTGCTGGAGACCAGGTCGCAGACCGTACCGTTGCACCGGGTGCAGACCGTGCGGGTGACCTGGCCGTTGCTGTGGCGGATGAAGGGCTGGCTGCGGCTGCGGCTGGAGGTGGCCGGTTACGCCGCCGGTGAGGCCGACGAACGCAACCGGCCGGACCGGCTGTTGCCCGTAGGTGACCAGCCGACCGGCGAGATGATCGTCGCCGAGGTGCTGCCCGGGGTGGCGCTGTCGTCGCTGCCGCTGCGGCCACCACCGGCTCGGGCCCGCTGGGTCAACCCGCTGAGCCGCCAGGTGCTCGGTGCCGGCCTGACCGAGCAGGTGCTCGCCGTCCGTTCCGGTTTGCTCACCCGCCAGCTGACGATCGTGCCGTACGCCCGGTTGCAGAGCGTCCGGGTGGTGCAGGGGCCGGTGCAGCGCATGCTCGGGTTGGCCACCGTGCACGCCGACACCGCGGGTGGGGCCGGCGCGGCGGCGGCGGACCGGGACCTCGCCGACGCCTGGGCCCTGGCGGCGGAGTTGACCGCCCGGGGCCAGGCCGCCCGGCGCGCGGGCTGA